The following nucleotide sequence is from Solanum dulcamara chromosome 7, daSolDulc1.2, whole genome shotgun sequence.
AGGAGTTGGTGTCTTGCCCGGGGAAATTTAACGGTTGGTCAAACCTAACATCCATGTTGTCTATACCATGCAAGACATAATCATCTAAGCTGCTGAAACCAGCAATTGAACAGAAAGATGGCATGATATCAGGCGTTGACGCACTTAGTTGCTGATATTCACTTCTGCTAACCTTCTGGGAAGCTAAAACATTGTCACTGGCTTCAGGGTTACCCACCATGGGTGAGTTTGAGGGGAACTGAACAGTGGAAATTTGCATAACCCAATCCAGAagagaggattcatcctcaaaagAGACTACTTCTTCCCAGTGTCTAAATGCACAAATCACCAAATTACGAGCATCATcctgaaaagaaaaaggattaAAGTCATTGGGCAGTCCATAAAATGGCAAGTATAAATATCTACAATACAAGCATTGAtatgtgaagaaaaaaaaagagcaatAAACAAATGTTCTTAATTATTATGAATACATGCCTTTTGAGTTTCGGACAATTTATCAGCAGAAACAAACTGGCAGTCTGGAAAAAGCCCCATCACTTGTCCAACAATGTTAAAAACAACACCAGTTTTTGGAACAGATACAGATGGGTAGTATAAGTACACTTTCTTGTCAAGTAAGCAAGTTCGAGCATGTTCTACTGTGACTTCCCACATTTTGGTGGACATACCTGTCCCAAGAACCTGCAAGATTTCCcaggaaaagaaaataaaagatttgTCATTCTTATCAAACACACAAGAGAACATCAATATTTTATCTAGATTTATCAAATTTCTGAATCACGATGTCGACACAGTGTAACCAAACCAAGCCACACTCTGTTATAGAACTCCTATGGGAATACAGAGGATGCTCAAAGAAGTTGCTAATCCACCAAGTTAATCAAAGGAAGGAAATTTTTTAGCAAGCATAGCCAAAGAAAAACAAAGGTGTCAACAAGCATCAAAGATTCCAGTGAATGAATTAACCAGGCAGATAAAGAATCACAAACATTTGAAAATATGCCAATCATTATCACAGTCATCTTTGTTACTATTCAATAAGGAAGAAATAGCTTTATCATTTTAAGCGACATGTCCATTAAGTCCATTTGTATATGTAAGACAAATGCAATGCACTCACATTTCGGAGCCTTGTAGGATCTAGGTAGAGTAGAGTCAGAAAATCTTTCACAGTATTGACTCTTTCCTTGCTCAAACGTCGGTGGAAAGCTCCATCTTTGCCAATCTTTTCCAGTCTCCATACCTCATCTGAAAGAGAAGGGGGATGGTGCTTCTTGTACACTGCAAATAAAGCAATAAGTTGGATAACGTTCTATCGCATATTAGACTTGAGAATTATTCGAAGACTGCTAACTACAATCTGATTCATTGTATTTTTGCAGAACCAACTACCATTAGCTCCGACACCCAAGTTATGCACAGCTCATTATCAAGTTAATCCTCAAGAAACCGATCAAAGCATTAAGTTCAGTGAATATGAGTTCTAATTTGGTTTTCGTTTCTAAATATGTTACATATTCATTATACAGTTTGATTGAAAGTTCTACAATAAGTCCACCTTCCAAATAAAATTCCAATAAGATGCTTAACTCATACAAAAGGTGAGAGAGACTTTATTCTCCTTTAAGATGGAACCGTCAATACTTTCAGTGTCTTCTTCTGTCATTTTTCCCTTTTTCATTCTGCCTAAGGCTTTAGAAGTCGAGAACTTTTATCTTCCTACTCCTTGATTCTTTCAGTAGCAAGTTTATATCCTTATACCTACAGTAGTCACTTcggggtcgtttggtgtgaaggataacaTTAAATAGTTCTAGGATAAAATTAGAGTGTCACTCAATTAGTTGTTTGGTTGGCAAgtttgggataacttatcccgggaTTAATAATTAGTACCGGGATATGTTATCCCTTTCCTTGGGTGGTATAGTAATTCCGAGATAACTTATCCCGGAATAAAATAGGTAATCCCGAGATAACTTATCCCGGGATAAAATAGGTAATATGACAAATATATCCacttaaatcctttttatacCTCATTTTTCACATTCATgtatattcacattatttttaataccatgTATAATAACATTCACAACCTTCACtacttcttatttttattataattcttcatatttttctattaaaaaattacactatataaatataatatttatttatgaatttatttggCTAATTCTTGtgtttattaaattttgagTTCTCTACAACtgaattacatatttttaattatacattattttagtcacttgaaagcttgtattttatatatcaattaattgaagataactttaatattttacaatttaCGAGTGATATGTGCTTAAATGAAGTGATATAAATAATACATCCTCTTTCTAATTTAATACACTTAAGATAGAAGTTCTATTTTTTAAGCTATATAtgatgaaaatttatttttaaatacacatGGTACCATCATGATAATgcacacacaaaaatatttaagatctttatttttaagaatgaataagtaaagcttgcaaagaaaatattaaaaaaattaaataaagtgaagggtatttttgtaaacacacaacttgttcttaaaattgaagcaatgcatattattttgaatacaacaaactaaacaatcaataaaaaataatctcaggataacttatcccatcataactaatcCCAGCATAACTTCTCCCAttataacttgtattcaaactAAACGACCCCTTACACTCTCGTTAactgatgtataaaaatatCAACTTTCCTACTCTGGATTGGCTGTTGTTTAAAATTAAGACGGTAAAAAGCTCACAAGCGATCACCTCCTGCCTCAAAGTTTTTGTCTTTGACTTAACTTTCTATCTTTAAAACAACTAATTCTAGGTGAATTACATGAGGAGAAAGATCAAAATCTAGTACTTGAGCAACTCAGTATCACTTCTGTCTCACCGAACAATAAAGAGCGTAAATCTAACAATTTCCAGAGACAAACTTCAATAACGGGAAGTATAATTAACTGAATAAGGATTTTGACCAAATGCAGTAGATATTTTAAATAGGCCAAAACAAAGATGGTTGATGTCAAACAATAGTAAGAATGAGACATTGCTCGTAACACTGAGCACTTCATTCAAGGTACCAAACCTCAAGATGAAGCATAAAAGAAACACAACTCAAAGACTCGGACAAAGAATAAATAACATCATTACCATACCTTCTAAATTAAATAGTTTCCTAAAAGAACTTACTActattttacttctttttcaCTCATATACCCTGTGTCAATATTTCAGCATTATCTGcatgtatattatatatgttattCTCTGTAAGTAAGTTTATTTGTATTAACTCATACACATAACACGATATCATTTACTCCCCCTGTCAAATTTTATATGACCCATTTTTAATTTTAGGCAACCCAAGACATTAAACACACTTTCTATAAATATTCCTACCACACTCTTCCCTTCAAGCATTCAAAACAATCTCAATCCTAAACAATGATGGGAAGTTTCACATATTACACTACACATTTTTGCTTCTATACAGATTTTTGGAATATGAACAATTACTTTCAAGCATGTTTGGTGCCAAGATCATACCCCCAAATTGCTGTCATATTCTAGTGACAATTTTCGATTAACTTAAGTTATGGTGATGGAGGATATTTAGTGCTATCGTCCACCagttaaaatcaattttttcagCATATTTCTCAAAATCCAACACAAGATTATAAAATATTGAGCAACATGTTCCACACCAGTCTTGATTATTCAAAAAGTCAATTGCTTTGAGATTCAAAGCAATAATTAGAATCTCAAATGATAAAACCTAAAGAGAGACACTACAGATCGATAAAAAAAGTCTCCAaaaatgagatttatgtcaaaCTCGGTACACCTATGGAGTTCTCAACAGAACGCAGATAGCTGATGTGAAAAAGGACACATTCTAACACCTTTCAAGTCAAGTAGTGTATGTAATGGAATATAATGACAAGAGTTCACAACTTCTGAAAAGAAAAATCCATCATTTAATACAACCAATAGCATTGTAGAAAGAAAGAGATTAATAGGAACTCACACTCTCCGCGGTGATCCCTGACAATGAAGGATTCTGTCTTCGCCTCTCGTACACTGATCCCTTCAAAGCTATCAACAAGCCTAGCACCCAGCCTGAATTTACGACTTCTTGTCCAGCTTGAGTTATCAGTAAATGAAATATCACTCACCCAGCCAATGCCCTCCTTAAGATACAAAAATGCATCCCCAGTAAGGAGAGGTTTCTTTCCTTCCCTTTCTCTCACAATGTTGTTCTTAAATTCATCTGCAGTCCAATTGTCCCCATCATCACCATCAAAATCTCCCTCGAGTACTACTATTTCAACTTTTGCACAGGATTCAGGACCACTACAGATAACTTGCCCAGTAAGATCATCAACCAGAGATACTTTCAAACTAGATTCCTCTCCTTCTATGCGAGTTCCAGTAAATACTGGGGGAGAGATGAGATCTAAAAACTTCAGTTTCAGGCTTCTAAGTTCACAAGCATATACATCTTTCCCACAATTCCTAAAAAAGTGcaaatactaaaaaaattgTAAGACTCAAGCCATAAAAGGAAAGCACGAAGCCAATGTAGCATTTGAATGATAGAGTCCAATTGCCTACCGTTTAATGGTGGTCATGTACTTCCTGAGAGCCAATTCAACTTCCTCTTTTACCTGTAAGCTCAAATTAAAAACGCTATTCATCTCCCGATAAGCTTAATTAATCTAAGTTTACGAAAACCACTAAAGGACAAAATAGATCCTAAAATAAAGCAATAATTAATAGTTCTCGCTTCATCCCAATAAGATTCCCTGGTTGATTGTGAATGCGTATGAAGATAGGAGatgaaatattatatatttattaaaaactgACTTTCTGTTACATGTTTTTTAAAGTGGTGGGGGGTCAGGTCCTATGTCACTTTCTAGATGATAAAATATAGAATGAAATTTCAGTTTTTTCGAGGGTACCATATCTTAGAACTAAATTAGGAACCTGGGCTGGACATTTCTTTTGAGATCAAGAAagtgttatgaagtatattaggTAAGCAGTAGGATATTATATATTCATACTACAAAAGCTGAAATCATTAGCATAATTTCTCTCAATCACTAAAATTTTCCTCAAAACTCCCTTTTTTGCAACATGTTTATAATATTTTGCATCTAAAGACTGCCAAACTAACAGATATCTTTACTAAAAAGTTTTTATGTATCCTTTAGTTCCCAGAAATTATCATAAGGTCTCTAACTTTTTgccttaatctttttttttttaattttattttaaaaaagaagtatTAAACATATGCACCATATAACTGCCTAAAGTTGATGAGCCTCCGTAATTAATATTGGCAAGAAATTCGAATAAGGATAACAACTAAGAACTACAACTTCCAATTGTCATAGTAGAAACAATCCACTGAATTCTTTCTAATGGTACTAACCGCTTTTCGTTATAACCTAATTGTCCGGTAGGAATCAATACTAGGGAAAGTGGAAAGTGAACAACACCAATTTAAAAGGTAACAAAATGTGCTATCTTTATGAGCAAGTGAGCAACTCCTCAGAttcccaattttcttttaaaaaaagtacTTGTTCCTTGttcatttcaaaattcaaacagACTTTATTTTGGGAAAAGCAGTAAGACCAAAATTAAATACTAGATGACAATTTTTTAAACACACAATAGAAATTCATACAAAAATTAGCAAAAACACTCTCAAGGGAAATGAACATAGCCTTACCACTCGACGAATAAGTGGCTCCAAAACTGGCTCCATAAAATGTTGCACTTTACGCATATTCATTACTTCCATAATCACACTACATGAAATAATAACAAAAGTACAGTCAACAATAAAGAATTGCAGCAGGAGAGAGCAGATAATGTTTTCCTATTTGTTCCCTTTTATTAAATGCATACATAGATGAGTACTGGTAGACCGCATTTATTGACGATTAAAATTATCAGCAAGTCTAGTTTACTAAAACTAGCAACATTGATGTGCTGAACCCCAAAGAAAAAGCAACCTTACACCCATCTTTTCTTCTTGATGACTCACATCacattttagaaatttaaacCTCCACTGCATTAATAGTAACGCCACAACAAATTTCTTCGTCCATTAAAGGACTAAAAAAGATAAACCCTGAACCGTTTCAGAATATTCCTGatgaaaaactaaaaatctcaataaataaataaaaagcaaTTAACAAATATTAACCTTTGAAGAGAAGGCAATCTCCGGCGACGTTTATCCTCAGAAGAACCAGGATCGAGTCGAGACTTAGGATCGTCTTGTGATTGCCGCTTCATCGACATTTTAGATtaaagaaaaaatccaaaaaggtGATGTATGATAGCGGCGAAATCAAAAAATGAGATGATAACCATGAAATACTGGGATTGGTATATCGGTGGttgaaagacaaaaaaaaacaacatGCATTATCCGATCGATGAAGAAATGAATACTATTCTTCAACCCCTAAGACCTAAGACCTAAGTTCAGGatacctctctctctctctctctatatatatatatacacacacatataaagaaagagaaaaggggTAATTGATAAGTATGATTATATAGTATAATAAAGAGAAATGAATAAGTAGAGtcagatttttttttggtgATCCTATGAGTTATGCCACAATTTTGGCAGGGAGTGACAGATTGTGTGGATAAACAACGATTCTGCTAGTGTTTGTTACTGGGATTGAGGTGAAAAAGACTATACAGAGAGAATAGAAGACTGTAAAACGGAACCAATTGGATAAAACAATTGGCCACCGGCTATGGAGGAATAAGGCGGAGGAAGGTTGTTTTGATGGCCCATTAGAAAACGCGTGGGTCCAGAGTTCGTACTTAGAATGGAGAATAGTGTGTTTTATATATTGACGCTATGTGTCAGTAaccataaatatatatttgcAATAGTGGGTTAGTAGTAGTATAAGTAGTATTCCACCTCAATATCCCATTTTAACAATTAATACAAGTAATGACTCGTTAATTTATACCGCATTTAAgattaaaaaagatttttttaaaataattcatgACCTAAAATAACTCATAGATAGTTGTAcagttataaattattttattaaaaataaaataagtctttgttatcaaatacaaaaatatgTCATTCTTTTTTATACTCACTATAAAAAAGTGAGTCATATAAATTGGAATAAACGGAGTATAATCCTTGTGGGGTTCTCCAATTAGTTGTCATGATTAGTCGATTCTCGGAAGtcaatttgatttatttttaaagttaaattaaattaaattaatttcataatttaaaatttaaatttagatattaaaaatatatatgaaaaagtaCTATAAGCTGCAATTCTTCTCACATTAATATAATGAAAAACTATATTGTAAAATATTGATCTAAATCACATAATTTGACTAGCAAGAATCgtaacataataaaaaatatgggACTGAGGgcatatattatttcattaaacataaaaataattctaattttttttgttttaagttATAAGAGGatgattattttcttaaaataaattaaaaattgaaagtgTGAACATAAGTGAGAAAGCTGCGATTCTgagagaaaaaggaagaagaagagaagcaaATCTATTGAAATCTCATGGAATCAACATTGAAGCCTTGTGATTACACTAGCTAACTGTTTATATATAGCAGTGATTAGATACAAACTGAATTTGTTATCTAACTAACTATTAATCAGTAAATGACTAATCTACCTCTGCTTTTAAATAACTTCTTATTAACACACTAATCTTCTTATCAGCTTTTATATCACAACACCCCCCTTCAAGCTGGGAGGTGCAAAGATATTCAAAACTTCTAGCTTGGATAGAAGGTGTTTATGTTGAACTCTAGACAATCCTTTGGTTAATGCATCTGCAGGTTGTTCCTGAGTTGACAGATAGTTCACTTTGATCAAACCTTGTTGTAACCTTCTCTAATGAAGTGACAATCTATTtatatgtgctttgtcctttcATAGTATACTGGATTTGCTGCAATCTGAATTACAGCCTTACTATCACTATACACTTGCACTGACAACTTGACTTCAGCCTCCACTTCTTTCAACATTTCAAGCAACCATACTAACTCTGACACAGTAGAAGCCATGATTCTATACTCAGCCTCGTTTGAGCTCATTGATATTGTGGTTTGCTTCTTGGCTTTCCATGATACCAAAGATTTCCCAATCTTAATTATTTAACTTGTAACAGACTTTTCGGTGAGTAAACAAGAAGCTCAGTATGCATCACAAAATGCAGTAACCTGATTATCTAAGTAACTGGACAGTAGTACATCTTGTCCAGGTTGCCTCTTTAACCACCTGACCACTCTTAGTGCAGCATCCATGTGAGACTTTTTTGACTGATGTAGAAACTGACTTAATATCTGAGTACTAAAAGATATGTCTGATCTTTTCATATTGAGATACAAAAGCTTGCATATAATTTTTTGTTATACTGTTTGATCTATCAAAGGATTATCTGATTCTTCTTGCTTCTTATTCACTTATTCATCATACTGCTTTGATGCTAGTTTGATATTAACATCTATACGTATTCCTGCAGGCTTCGCTGCTGTCATACCAACCTCTGCTATAAGTTCAAGATCATATTTCTTCTGATGCATTAGTATCCCTTCTGTGGACCTTGTAAATttaatttccaaaaaatatttgaactcccctaagtctttcatcttGAAATCCTTTTATAAAGCCTTCTTTGTTTCTTCTATCAACTTCAAACTACTGCCAATTATCAACAAGTCATTTATAAACACAAGTATAATTGTTATTTCTTCTTCTGATTTTCTAATGAATAAGGAGTAATCATATTGACTTTGTTTAAACTTAAGAGAAAGTAGAGCCTTAGTAAGTTTGTGATTCCATTATCTTGGATCCTGCTTGAGtccatataaatatttttttaatctacACACCTCCTCCCCTTGACCAACAAACCCCCGAAGAAGATGCATATAAAATTCATCATCTAAATCTCCTTGTAGAAAAGTATTGaaaacatccatttgatggatatGCCACTGTCTGGAAGCTGCAATAGATAAGATAGACCTCACTGTGACCATCTTCATAATTGGAGAAAAAGTCTCCTTGTAATAAATTCCTTATTGCTGACTATAGCCCTTTGCAACTAATCTTGCTTTGAACCTTTCTATTTCTCTTGTGGATTTgtacttaattttataaattcatCTACAACTAATAGACTTTTTTCTTGCAGGTAAGATAGTAATCTCCCATGTCTTATTGCTTTCTAAGGCCTGAATCTCAGCTTGCATAGCATCAACCTATCTCGAATCCTTGATGGCTTCTGCATAATTAGTAGATTTTGTCATAGTTGAAGTAGCAACAATATAACACTGATAGAAGGGTGAGAGCTGAGAATAGCTCACATAATTAGACAAGGGGTTCTGAACATCTTTGGTTATATTTAGGGAAACAAAATTTTTCAATCATAGAGGAGTCTATTTAGATCTTGTAGATCTTCTAGTGACAGTTGAAACCTCTATGATATCTGATACTCTAGGAACAACTGCATCATCAGGTAGGCTTGTGAGCTTAATAGGTACCTGTACCTCAGAGAGTTTGAGATCCACTTCAGTTTTCTCCACATTGACTTATTCATAACTCGTATCTACACCCTTTGATATGACAGGTTGTGTTAATATCACAAGAGCCTTTTAAGTAAAATCCTGAACAACCATACCTGACCCTTGCAGATTATCTACAAACAACTCCTGCTAATCAAAACTATCAGCCTTGGCAAATGGAAAGATATCCTCCCTAAAGATAACATCTCTACTAATAAAGAAAGATCTGTTgaccaaattaaataaaatatacccttTATGTACTTTAAAATATCTCATGTGGACATAAACTGGTTTGATGTCATATAGCCTTTTATAGGGAGTTTTATACTCAATCACACTACTAGAAAGTCTGTT
It contains:
- the LOC129894169 gene encoding calmodulin-binding protein 60 A, with the translated sequence MSMKRQSQDDPKSRLDPGSSEDKRRRRLPSLQSVIMEVMNMRKVQHFMEPVLEPLIRRVVKEEVELALRKYMTTIKRNCGKDVYACELRSLKLKFLDLISPPVFTGTRIEGEESSLKVSLVDDLTGQVICSGPESCAKVEIVVLEGDFDGDDGDNWTADEFKNNIVREREGKKPLLTGDAFLYLKEGIGWVSDISFTDNSSWTRSRKFRLGARLVDSFEGISVREAKTESFIVRDHRGELYKKHHPPSLSDEVWRLEKIGKDGAFHRRLSKERVNTVKDFLTLLYLDPTRLRNVLGTGMSTKMWEVTVEHARTCLLDKKVYLYYPSVSVPKTGVVFNIVGQVMGLFPDCQFVSADKLSETQKDDARNLVICAFRHWEEVVSFEDESSLLDWVMQISTVQFPSNSPMVGNPEASDNVLASQKVSRSEYQQLSASTPDIMPSFCSIAGFSSLDDYVLHGIDNMDVRFDQPLNFPGQDTNSLMADTDSITPPSFCDDDHLPFFDTDYSLPSPSFAPSPDLQCAVNSFLAHSSTIVPLDKAQRRWKMLFSVLRWFSVRRIVNKRTITS